Proteins co-encoded in one Enterobacter sp. R4-368 genomic window:
- a CDS encoding O-methyltransferase has product MQQKWSAVDEYLVKQLIPEDEILTQVLANNQRAGLPAIDVSPAQGQLLALFVRMVRAKRILEIGTLGGYSTVWMARELPTGGELLTLEADPLHAAIARENLQLAGVAHQVTVAEGPALQTLENLGERPPFDLIFIDADKPNNPNYLKWAMHYARPGTLIIGDNVVRDGAVTNPTTTDASVQGVRKFIEMIGADPRLTATAMQTVGVKGWDGFTLAWVNA; this is encoded by the coding sequence ATGCAGCAGAAGTGGTCCGCGGTTGACGAATACTTAGTAAAACAGCTGATTCCGGAAGATGAAATCCTGACTCAGGTGCTGGCAAATAACCAGCGCGCAGGGCTTCCGGCCATTGATGTTTCGCCCGCTCAGGGGCAATTACTGGCGCTGTTTGTGCGCATGGTGCGGGCGAAGCGCATTCTTGAAATCGGTACGCTCGGCGGTTACAGCACGGTGTGGATGGCGCGCGAGCTGCCAACCGGCGGCGAACTGCTGACGCTGGAAGCCGATCCGCTACACGCGGCGATAGCGCGTGAAAACCTGCAGCTTGCCGGGGTGGCGCATCAGGTCACTGTTGCCGAAGGCCCGGCGCTGCAGACGCTGGAAAACCTCGGCGAACGCCCGCCGTTCGATCTGATTTTTATCGACGCCGACAAACCCAATAACCCGAACTACCTGAAATGGGCAATGCACTATGCCCGTCCGGGTACGCTGATTATTGGCGATAATGTGGTGCGCGACGGCGCAGTGACTAACCCGACGACCACCGACGCCAGCGTGCAGGGCGTGCGTAAATTCATTGAGATGATTGGCGCCGACCCGCGCCTGACGGCCACTGCCATGCAAACGGTCGGCGTCAAGGGATGGGACGGCTTTACGCTTGCCTGGGTGAATGCGTAA
- a CDS encoding efflux transporter outer membrane subunit translates to MKRRLTVVALSLTLAACQSADVQQAQPSLQIPAAWRSEAGLVSKTDSVWWRNFHDSQLNRYVDQALRHNSDVLIARERVNEYQARVYAADSALFPELDAGISGTRARSQSAATGLPVYSTLYKGNLTASYNVDIWGASRSASRAADASLEAQKAAAAAADLTVATNVASGYLTLLSLDAQLQVTQSTLAAREDALKLARRQYETGYTSRLELMQADSELRSTRAQIPVLQHQISQQENALSVLLGNNPAAVNRGEFAALTPLTLPSQLPSSLLNRRPDIVQAQRQLVAADATLAASQAKLLPSINLTATGSMQDDTLPGLLDNPLRLWSIGGSILAPLLNRQALNAQVDVSMSQRNQALYTYEKTVRNAFKEVNDSLDAITRLGEQLTELAGQVDVAQETLRIAQNRYHNGYSSYLDVLDAQRTLFSAQLSAVQVKNNLLLAQVDLYRALGGGWSGLN, encoded by the coding sequence ATGAAGCGGCGTCTCACCGTTGTCGCGTTGAGTCTCACCCTTGCCGCTTGCCAGTCTGCCGATGTTCAGCAAGCCCAACCGTCGCTGCAGATCCCGGCGGCCTGGCGCAGCGAGGCGGGTCTGGTCAGCAAAACGGATAGCGTCTGGTGGCGCAACTTTCACGACAGCCAGCTAAACCGCTATGTCGACCAGGCACTACGCCACAACAGCGACGTGCTGATCGCCCGCGAGCGGGTCAATGAATATCAGGCGCGGGTTTACGCCGCCGACAGCGCCCTGTTCCCCGAACTGGACGCCGGAATTTCCGGCACCCGTGCCCGGTCGCAATCTGCCGCGACGGGTTTACCCGTTTACAGCACCTTGTACAAAGGCAATCTGACGGCCAGTTATAACGTCGATATCTGGGGAGCCAGCCGCAGCGCGTCTCGCGCGGCAGACGCCTCGCTGGAAGCCCAGAAAGCAGCGGCAGCGGCGGCTGATTTGACGGTGGCGACCAATGTCGCTTCCGGTTATCTCACGCTGCTGTCGCTGGATGCGCAATTACAGGTCACGCAATCCACGCTGGCAGCGCGGGAAGATGCGCTCAAACTTGCCCGGCGACAGTATGAGACCGGCTATACTTCCCGGCTGGAGCTGATGCAAGCGGATTCCGAGTTGCGCAGCACGCGCGCGCAGATCCCGGTGCTGCAACATCAGATAAGCCAGCAGGAAAATGCATTGAGTGTGCTGCTGGGTAATAATCCGGCTGCGGTGAATCGTGGCGAATTTGCGGCGTTAACACCGCTGACATTGCCCTCGCAGTTACCGTCAAGTTTGCTCAACCGGCGGCCGGATATTGTGCAGGCACAGCGCCAGTTGGTTGCCGCCGATGCGACACTCGCCGCGTCGCAGGCGAAATTACTGCCGTCGATTAATCTGACGGCAACCGGCAGTATGCAGGACGATACGCTGCCCGGTTTGCTGGATAATCCGCTACGGTTGTGGAGCATTGGCGGCAGCATTCTTGCCCCGTTGCTTAACCGCCAGGCGCTGAATGCGCAGGTCGATGTCTCGATGTCGCAGCGTAATCAGGCGCTTTACACCTATGAAAAAACCGTGCGCAACGCGTTCAAAGAGGTGAACGATAGCCTTGATGCCATCACCCGTCTGGGCGAGCAGCTCACCGAGCTTGCCGGGCAAGTCGATGTCGCGCAGGAGACGTTACGCATTGCGCAAAACCGTTATCACAACGGTTATTCCTCTTATCTGGACGTGCTGGACGCCCAGCGCACGCTGTTTTCCGCTCAACTGAGCGCGGTACAGGTTAAAAACAATCTGTTACTGGCGCAGGTGGATCTCTATCGCGCACTGGGAGGTGGCTGGTCCGGGCTGAATTAA
- a CDS encoding HlyD family secretion protein — translation MSQQDAAKERANTRSNLRVVSLFSAAAIGLVGVLVILYAWQLPPFTRHTQFTDNAYVRGQTTFISPQVNGYITDVPVQDFAVVKKGDLIMQIDDRIYRQRVDQAKATLAMKLAALDNNLQQRKSAQAVIARNEAALASAKAQDLKSQADLKRVKALTADGSLSIRERDAALATAAQNTASIAQAQATLEMSRQDLQTTIVNRGSLQADVENAKAALELAQIDLQNTRIVAPRDGQLGQISVRLGAYVTAGTHLTSLVPSQRWVIANLKETQLANVVVGQPVRFTVDALDGRSYHGRVESISPATGVEFSAISPDNATGNFVKIAQRIPVRIQVEAKPDELARLRPGMSVQVHIDTREAEQ, via the coding sequence ATGAGCCAGCAGGATGCCGCCAAAGAGCGGGCCAATACCCGCAGCAACTTACGTGTGGTTTCTCTTTTTTCCGCCGCCGCGATTGGCCTGGTGGGCGTACTGGTGATCCTTTACGCCTGGCAGTTGCCGCCGTTTACGCGCCATACCCAGTTTACTGATAACGCCTATGTACGTGGCCAGACAACATTTATCAGCCCGCAGGTGAACGGCTACATCACCGACGTGCCGGTACAGGATTTCGCCGTCGTGAAAAAAGGCGATCTGATTATGCAGATCGATGACCGAATCTACCGCCAGCGCGTCGATCAGGCGAAAGCCACGCTGGCGATGAAGCTGGCTGCGCTGGATAACAACCTCCAGCAGCGAAAAAGTGCGCAGGCCGTCATTGCCCGCAACGAAGCCGCGCTTGCCAGCGCCAAAGCGCAGGATTTGAAATCCCAGGCAGATTTAAAACGCGTGAAAGCACTGACCGCAGACGGCTCGCTCTCCATTCGTGAACGCGACGCCGCCCTCGCCACCGCCGCGCAGAACACCGCCAGTATTGCCCAGGCACAAGCGACGCTTGAGATGTCGCGCCAGGATTTGCAAACCACCATCGTTAATCGCGGGTCGCTACAGGCAGATGTGGAAAATGCCAAAGCGGCGCTTGAACTGGCGCAAATCGATCTGCAAAACACCCGTATCGTCGCCCCTCGCGACGGGCAACTGGGGCAAATCAGCGTGCGCCTTGGCGCGTATGTCACCGCCGGAACGCACCTGACCTCGCTGGTGCCGTCGCAACGCTGGGTGATCGCCAACCTGAAGGAGACGCAACTGGCAAATGTGGTTGTCGGGCAGCCAGTGCGCTTTACCGTCGATGCGCTGGACGGGCGCAGCTACCACGGGCGCGTGGAGAGCATCTCACCGGCCACCGGCGTGGAATTTAGCGCTATCAGCCCGGATAACGCCACCGGTAACTTTGTCAAAATCGCCCAGCGCATTCCGGTGCGTATCCAGGTGGAGGCGAAACCCGACGAACTGGCAAGGCTGCGCCCTGGAATGTCGGTGCAGGTACATATTGATACGCGGGAGGCAGAGCAATGA
- a CDS encoding MFS transporter: MRLPKSDPYSPREWQPHEKPMLLGSPSTPYHSTPRRIAYGVVGLLVCMTGALGNAMVTANLQNLQGTFAAWSTEIAWLPAVYVMTNVSINLLLVKFRQQYGLRAFTEGFLVLYVLVTFFHLFINDLSSALFVRAAHGMVAAALSSLGIYYQIQAWPAKHRLKALTIGITGSTLAIPIARLFSTELLQLDEWRGLYLFELGLALLSLGCVIALKLPPGDRKKVFEKKDFITFFLLAPGMALLCAVLSLGRLDWWFEAPWIGWALAGAVVLIVSAIAFEHNRSNPLLNTRWLSSGSIVRLGLIMLLIRIVLAEQNTGVFGWLQYVGLQNEQMTSLAWSILAGIICGITASCLTIKPQRLAWPIVTSLALMIIASLLDSQSTSLTRPNQLMVSQFLLGFASAFFIAPAMLAGIGGVVAEPRNLVSFSVLFGMSQNIGGLLGSAILGTFQTWREKYHSSLLADQLTTLNPLVNERLQYYSQMFQSQLGDSTLLSAQAVTQLQTVSTLEANILAYNDTYLLTASIAAATLIWILWRLLRLRITARLVLKRATGSK, encoded by the coding sequence ATGCGTTTGCCGAAAAGCGACCCGTATAGCCCACGCGAATGGCAGCCGCATGAAAAACCGATGCTGCTGGGTTCGCCTTCCACCCCTTATCACAGCACTCCGCGCCGTATCGCCTATGGTGTCGTTGGCCTGCTGGTTTGCATGACCGGCGCGCTCGGCAACGCGATGGTGACAGCTAATCTGCAAAACCTGCAAGGCACGTTTGCCGCCTGGTCGACGGAGATCGCCTGGCTGCCCGCCGTGTATGTGATGACCAATGTGTCAATTAACCTGCTGCTGGTAAAGTTTCGCCAGCAATACGGTCTGCGCGCGTTTACCGAAGGGTTTCTGGTGCTGTATGTACTGGTGACCTTCTTCCACCTGTTTATCAACGATCTCAGTTCTGCCCTGTTTGTCCGCGCCGCGCACGGCATGGTGGCGGCGGCACTCAGTTCGCTCGGCATTTACTATCAGATTCAGGCCTGGCCGGCGAAACATCGCTTAAAAGCGCTGACCATTGGTATTACCGGTTCGACGCTGGCGATTCCGATTGCCCGCCTCTTTTCTACCGAGCTGCTGCAACTGGATGAATGGCGCGGGCTGTACCTGTTCGAACTTGGGCTGGCGCTGCTCTCGCTTGGCTGCGTGATCGCCTTAAAATTGCCGCCGGGAGATCGTAAAAAAGTGTTTGAAAAGAAAGATTTCATCACTTTCTTTCTGCTCGCACCAGGCATGGCGCTGCTGTGCGCGGTGCTGTCGCTGGGTCGGCTGGACTGGTGGTTTGAAGCGCCCTGGATCGGCTGGGCGCTGGCAGGTGCCGTGGTGCTGATCGTCTCGGCGATAGCCTTTGAACACAACCGCAGTAACCCACTGCTCAACACCCGCTGGCTCTCCAGCGGCAGCATTGTGCGTCTTGGGCTGATTATGCTGCTGATCCGCATTGTGCTCGCCGAGCAGAACACCGGCGTGTTTGGCTGGCTGCAATATGTTGGCCTGCAAAACGAGCAAATGACCAGCCTGGCGTGGTCGATCCTGGCGGGTATCATCTGCGGTATTACCGCCAGTTGCCTGACGATTAAACCCCAGCGACTGGCATGGCCGATTGTCACCTCGCTGGCATTGATGATTATCGCCTCGCTGCTTGATAGCCAGTCCACCAGTTTGACGCGTCCCAATCAGTTGATGGTAAGCCAGTTTTTACTCGGTTTTGCCAGTGCGTTTTTTATCGCACCAGCGATGCTGGCAGGGATTGGCGGCGTGGTGGCGGAGCCGCGCAACCTGGTCAGTTTCTCGGTGCTGTTTGGCATGAGCCAGAATATCGGCGGGCTGCTGGGTTCGGCGATCCTCGGCACGTTTCAGACATGGCGGGAAAAGTATCACTCCAGCCTGTTAGCGGACCAGCTCACTACCTTAAACCCACTGGTCAATGAGCGTTTGCAATATTACAGCCAGATGTTTCAAAGCCAGCTTGGCGACAGCACATTGCTTAGCGCGCAGGCGGTGACGCAGCTGCAAACGGTGTCGACGCTGGAAGCGAATATTCTGGCTTACAACGATACTTATCTGCTGACGGCCAGCATTGCTGCCGCCACGCTGATTTGGATTTTATGGCGCTTGTTGCGCCTGCGTATTACTGCCCGCCTTGTGTTGAAGCGGGCCACTGGGAGCAAATAA
- a CDS encoding GNAT family N-acetyltransferase, with translation MSALTITLTGASEPACLQLQDALSDYLQHLTGSSGRASFDAAALGERGFFLLAQENAVAVGCVAVRELSAGIGEIKRMYARPGTRGVGARLLRALEQHARERGFHALWLETRKINQRAVDFYQRNGFRIRENYGTYIGRPEAVCFEKAL, from the coding sequence ATGAGTGCACTAACCATTACGCTTACCGGGGCAAGCGAGCCTGCATGCCTGCAACTTCAGGACGCGCTTTCCGATTACCTGCAACACCTCACAGGCAGCAGCGGCAGAGCCTCGTTTGACGCCGCAGCCTTAGGTGAGCGGGGCTTCTTTTTGCTGGCACAAGAAAACGCGGTGGCGGTGGGATGCGTTGCGGTTCGTGAATTGTCCGCCGGGATCGGTGAAATCAAGCGCATGTATGCGCGCCCCGGTACGCGCGGCGTAGGCGCTCGGTTGCTACGCGCGCTTGAGCAGCATGCGCGGGAGCGCGGTTTTCATGCGCTGTGGCTGGAGACGCGCAAAATCAACCAGCGTGCCGTTGATTTCTATCAGCGCAACGGCTTTCGGATCCGTGAAAACTACGGCACCTATATTGGCAGGCCGGAAGCGGTATGTTTCGAAAAAGCGTTGTGA
- a CDS encoding YdcF family protein, protein MLMTTFPAVSERTLAAANTLGAWLAQNDFVGKPTPVRADVVILAGNAVIPAIDAACSLAAAQQTPLLISGGVGHSTTFLYSAVARHPRYNVVRTTGRGEAAILADIARQFWQIDAKQILIEDKSTNCGENARFSIDMLMSQGVKPKTVMVVQDPTMQRRTMATFARVSQQCHDAPHWLSWPGFTPQLTNTAEGLAFQTQQRGLWSVERYLSLLLGEVPRLRDDANGYGPNGRDFIVHVDFPEEVDAAWQVLMADTTLTAALGSRAL, encoded by the coding sequence ATGCTGATGACGACTTTTCCTGCCGTATCAGAGCGCACGCTGGCGGCGGCAAATACGCTGGGTGCATGGCTGGCGCAAAATGATTTTGTCGGTAAGCCCACGCCCGTGCGGGCTGATGTGGTGATCCTCGCGGGTAATGCTGTCATTCCTGCGATTGATGCCGCCTGCTCACTGGCGGCGGCGCAGCAAACGCCGCTTCTGATAAGCGGTGGCGTGGGGCACTCCACCACGTTTCTTTATTCGGCTGTCGCCCGGCATCCACGCTATAACGTCGTGCGTACCACCGGGCGCGGCGAAGCGGCTATTCTGGCCGATATCGCGCGCCAGTTCTGGCAGATTGATGCGAAACAGATCCTGATTGAGGACAAATCCACCAACTGCGGCGAGAACGCCAGGTTCAGCATCGATATGCTGATGTCGCAGGGGGTAAAACCGAAAACCGTGATGGTGGTGCAGGATCCCACCATGCAGCGCCGCACAATGGCGACGTTTGCCCGCGTCAGCCAGCAGTGTCACGATGCGCCGCACTGGCTGAGCTGGCCCGGCTTTACTCCGCAGTTAACCAACACGGCTGAGGGGCTGGCATTCCAGACGCAGCAGCGAGGTTTATGGTCGGTTGAGCGTTATTTGTCGTTGCTGCTGGGGGAAGTGCCGCGTCTGCGCGATGATGCTAATGGCTACGGGCCAAACGGCCGTGATTTTATCGTTCATGTTGATTTCCCGGAGGAAGTCGACGCTGCGTGGCAGGTTTTAATGGCCGATACCACGCTTACTGCGGCGCTCGGCAGCCGCGCTTTGTAA
- the aldA gene encoding aldehyde dehydrogenase, which produces MTAPVQHPMFIDGQFVSWQGDTWLDVINPATEAILARIPDGTAEDARKAIDAAERAQPGWEALPAIERAGWLRKIAAGIREKASEISALIVAEGGKIQQLAEVEVSFTADYIDYMAEWARRYEGEILQSDRPGENIFVFKRPLGVTTGILPWNFPFFLIARKMAPALITGNTIVIKPSEFTPNNAIAFAKIVHDVGLPKGVFNLVLGRGETVGQELAGNPKVAMVSMTGSVGAGEKIMAAAAKNITKVCLELGGKAPAIVFDDADLELAVKAIVDSRVINTGQVCNCAERVYVQKGIYDRFVNRLGEAMKAVQFGDPAQRNDIAMGPLINAAALQRVAEKVERAVSEGARVVLGGKAVAGKGYFYPPTLLLDVRQEMAIMHEETFGPVLPVVAFDTLEEALAMANDSDYGLTSSVYTRDLTTAMKAVRGLKFGETYINRENFEAMQGFHAGWRKSGIGGADGRHGLNEYLQTQMVYLQS; this is translated from the coding sequence ATGACAGCACCGGTACAGCACCCTATGTTTATCGATGGTCAATTCGTGAGCTGGCAAGGCGATACGTGGTTGGATGTTATCAACCCGGCAACCGAAGCGATCCTGGCGCGTATTCCCGATGGCACCGCCGAAGACGCGCGTAAGGCCATTGACGCCGCAGAACGTGCGCAGCCAGGCTGGGAAGCGCTGCCCGCTATTGAGCGCGCGGGCTGGTTACGCAAAATCGCGGCGGGTATTCGTGAAAAAGCGTCTGAGATTAGCGCGCTGATTGTCGCCGAAGGGGGAAAAATCCAGCAACTGGCGGAGGTGGAAGTCTCCTTTACCGCCGATTACATCGACTATATGGCCGAGTGGGCGCGGCGCTATGAAGGCGAAATTCTGCAAAGCGACCGTCCGGGCGAAAATATCTTTGTCTTTAAACGCCCGTTGGGTGTCACCACTGGCATTTTGCCGTGGAATTTCCCGTTCTTCCTGATTGCCCGCAAAATGGCGCCTGCGTTGATTACCGGCAACACCATCGTGATTAAACCGAGCGAATTCACACCGAACAACGCGATCGCCTTCGCGAAAATCGTCCATGATGTCGGCTTACCAAAAGGCGTTTTTAACCTGGTGCTCGGGCGCGGGGAAACCGTTGGGCAGGAGCTGGCGGGGAATCCGAAAGTGGCGATGGTCAGCATGACCGGCAGCGTTGGCGCGGGTGAGAAAATCATGGCGGCAGCGGCGAAAAACATCACCAAAGTGTGTCTTGAACTGGGCGGCAAAGCGCCGGCAATTGTTTTTGATGATGCCGATCTTGAGCTGGCCGTGAAAGCGATTGTTGATTCCCGCGTCATTAACACCGGGCAGGTGTGTAACTGCGCCGAACGCGTGTATGTGCAAAAAGGCATTTATGACCGCTTTGTCAATCGACTTGGCGAAGCGATGAAAGCGGTACAGTTTGGCGATCCGGCGCAGCGCAACGATATAGCGATGGGGCCGCTTATCAATGCGGCGGCACTGCAACGCGTTGCAGAGAAGGTCGAGCGCGCCGTGTCTGAAGGCGCGCGCGTGGTACTCGGCGGCAAGGCGGTCGCCGGCAAAGGCTATTTTTACCCGCCGACATTGCTGCTCGATGTGCGCCAGGAGATGGCCATCATGCATGAAGAGACGTTTGGCCCGGTGCTGCCGGTGGTTGCGTTCGACACGCTGGAAGAGGCGCTGGCGATGGCCAACGACAGCGATTATGGCCTCACGTCGTCGGTATATACCCGCGATCTGACGACAGCAATGAAAGCCGTGCGAGGGCTGAAGTTTGGTGAAACCTACATTAACCGCGAGAATTTCGAAGCGATGCAGGGTTTCCATGCGGGCTGGCGCAAATCGGGCATTGGTGGGGCGGATGGACGCCACGGCCTGAACGAGTATCTGCAAACGCAAATGGTCTATCTGCAGTCCTGA
- a CDS encoding alpha/beta hydrolase, whose translation MRNISPEDLLTLMKVAVQHATTFPVWPTGEAPGAAVSPVKFQLEEHHTGPSPFDRSVTGVRAPHITVYAPQNPNGVGILVTPGGSYRRVVLDKEGSALAPCFNAKGYTLFVMTYRLPGDGHEEGADAPLADVQRAIRVIRARAQEWRLDPERIGIMGFSAGGHAAASLGTRYNENVYHPVDEMDKQHARPAFMALVYPVITMHQEIDHPMSRQQLIGDTPGDEQIRRYSAEQMADENTPPTFLLHAVDDPAVKVENSVVMFSALRRLGVPVEMHLFEQGKHGFGIRDALGLPVAIWPELMMAWIATKV comes from the coding sequence ATGAGAAATATCAGCCCGGAAGATTTACTCACCCTGATGAAAGTAGCGGTACAACACGCCACGACGTTCCCCGTCTGGCCAACCGGCGAAGCTCCGGGTGCCGCGGTAAGCCCGGTGAAGTTTCAGCTTGAAGAGCATCATACCGGCCCCTCGCCTTTTGACCGATCCGTCACCGGCGTACGCGCTCCGCACATTACTGTCTACGCGCCACAAAACCCGAACGGTGTCGGTATTCTGGTCACGCCTGGTGGCTCTTATCGCCGCGTGGTGCTGGATAAAGAAGGCAGCGCGCTGGCCCCCTGCTTTAATGCCAAAGGTTACACTCTGTTTGTCATGACCTACCGCCTGCCCGGCGACGGGCATGAGGAAGGTGCGGACGCGCCGCTGGCCGATGTGCAACGCGCGATACGCGTCATTCGCGCCCGTGCGCAGGAGTGGCGACTCGATCCTGAACGTATTGGCATTATGGGTTTTTCCGCCGGCGGCCACGCCGCAGCCAGCCTTGGCACACGCTACAACGAAAACGTCTATCACCCCGTTGATGAGATGGATAAGCAACACGCCCGCCCGGCGTTTATGGCGCTGGTCTATCCGGTTATTACCATGCACCAGGAGATTGACCACCCGATGTCACGCCAGCAGTTGATTGGCGATACGCCGGGCGACGAACAGATCCGTCGCTACTCCGCAGAGCAAATGGCCGATGAAAACACACCGCCGACCTTTCTGTTGCACGCGGTCGATGACCCGGCAGTGAAAGTGGAAAATAGCGTGGTTATGTTCAGCGCCCTGCGCCGCCTTGGCGTGCCGGTTGAGATGCATCTGTTCGAACAGGGGAAACACGGTTTTGGCATTCGCGATGCGCTGGGCTTACCGGTGGCAATATGGCCGGAACTGATGATGGCGTGGATAGCAACCAAAGTATGA
- the gap gene encoding type I glyceraldehyde-3-phosphate dehydrogenase, with the protein MSKIGINGFGRIGRLVLRRLLETNSGAEVVAINDLTSPKVLAYLLKHDSNYGPFGWSVDFTEDALIVNGKTITVYAEKEAKNIPWRSAGAEIIVECTGFYTSSEKSQAHIDAGAKKVLISAPAGEMKTIVYNVNDDTINAQDTIISVASCTTNCLAPMAKALQDNFGIKVGTMTTIHAYTGTQALVDGPRGKDLRASRAAAENIIPHTTGAAKAIGLVIPALSGKLKGHAQRVPVKTGSVTELVSILEKKVTVDEIHQALKKATENNASFGYTDDEIVSSDVIGSHFGSVFDATQTEITEAGGVQLVKTVSWYDNEYGFVTQLVRVLEKYRAL; encoded by the coding sequence ATGAGCAAAATTGGCATTAATGGATTCGGGCGCATTGGGCGCCTGGTGTTACGTCGCCTGCTGGAAACCAACAGCGGCGCAGAGGTGGTGGCGATCAACGATCTGACCTCACCCAAAGTGCTGGCCTATTTGTTAAAGCATGACTCCAACTACGGCCCGTTCGGCTGGAGCGTGGATTTTACCGAAGACGCGCTGATCGTTAACGGCAAAACCATCACGGTATATGCGGAAAAAGAGGCGAAAAATATTCCGTGGCGCAGCGCCGGTGCGGAGATCATCGTTGAGTGTACCGGTTTTTATACATCAAGCGAAAAATCGCAGGCGCACATCGACGCCGGGGCCAAAAAAGTGCTTATTTCCGCTCCGGCAGGCGAGATGAAAACTATCGTCTACAACGTTAACGACGACACGATTAATGCGCAGGACACCATTATTTCCGTGGCTTCCTGCACCACCAACTGTCTCGCGCCGATGGCCAAGGCATTGCAGGATAATTTCGGCATTAAAGTCGGCACCATGACCACCATCCACGCCTACACCGGTACGCAGGCGCTGGTCGATGGCCCGCGCGGGAAAGATCTGCGCGCCTCCCGCGCCGCCGCGGAAAACATCATTCCGCACACTACCGGTGCGGCGAAAGCCATCGGTCTGGTGATCCCGGCATTGAGCGGCAAGCTGAAAGGCCACGCGCAGCGCGTACCGGTGAAAACCGGCTCCGTTACCGAACTGGTATCCATATTAGAGAAGAAAGTGACGGTCGATGAAATTCATCAGGCACTGAAAAAAGCCACCGAAAATAATGCATCTTTCGGCTATACCGACGATGAGATCGTCTCGTCTGATGTTATCGGCAGCCATTTTGGTTCCGTTTTTGACGCCACGCAAACCGAGATCACCGAAGCTGGCGGTGTACAACTGGTCAAAACCGTCTCCTGGTACGACAACGAATATGGTTTTGTCACTCAGCTGGTTCGCGTACTGGAAAAATATCGCGCGCTGTAA
- the cybB gene encoding cytochrome b561, with the protein MRSKYSGLQIAIHWLVFLLVIGAYCAMELRGFFPRSYRPYFNLVHVSCGISILVLMLARLLVRLKSPTPPIEPKPSALMTGLAHLGHLVIYLLFIALPVIGLLMMYNRGGPWIAFGITMPYAAEANYDLVDTLKEFHELLANVGYFVIALHAGAALAHHYYFKDNTLLRMMPKKRG; encoded by the coding sequence ATGCGTAGCAAATATTCCGGATTACAAATCGCCATTCACTGGCTGGTGTTCCTGCTGGTTATTGGCGCTTATTGCGCCATGGAACTACGCGGATTCTTCCCGCGCAGCTATCGTCCGTATTTCAATCTGGTACACGTTTCATGCGGCATTTCAATTCTGGTGCTGATGCTGGCGCGTCTGCTGGTGCGGCTGAAAAGCCCGACGCCGCCGATTGAGCCGAAACCGTCCGCGCTGATGACCGGGCTGGCGCACCTTGGGCATCTGGTCATTTACCTGCTGTTTATTGCCTTGCCCGTTATTGGCCTGCTGATGATGTATAACCGCGGTGGTCCGTGGATTGCTTTCGGTATTACGATGCCGTATGCCGCCGAAGCGAATTATGATTTGGTGGATACGCTTAAAGAGTTCCACGAGCTGTTGGCCAATGTCGGCTATTTTGTCATTGCGTTGCATGCCGGTGCGGCGCTGGCGCATCACTACTATTTTAAAGACAACACGCTGCTGCGTATGATGCCAAAAAAACGCGGTTAA